One window of Cohnella hashimotonis genomic DNA carries:
- the yycH gene encoding two-component system activity regulator YycH produces MIDKAKSVALALLVVLSLVQSYFLAYSMPNLETQVKTEQDYIKTEELGPEEKVENLLFPESLVIHMGQDKHTVFYPNDTFYGMVLDKLSSREFKGFQRAEASAIDWEQVRRQDEGIEIRFGRDIPFPMLQRAFKGIDGEALLSEGAIDRIWIFARPDSGEVRSFFLNADGTEVYEAAQVDLTAQDVEQSVGFGQYWKPFSYWANGVYVPDQSLALSRVEVSFTKYTADQMQRNLFNDPTTTKMIQDSQDGAQIYADTKRGLKVEQAGGWLSFKDPVARAEGRDDPAENITSAVQFVNLHGGWNGTFSLAQAPGSTEADDTDPSIRFQQYYGDVPLLSAGEFRFGYMQLAVQQGVVSSYERSLLVLGDKVGTAQPYNLVSGNQLLVKIRQAAAGQQVESLFPAYRTTLAQDKLVLEPVWAIRTTSGEVRFAG; encoded by the coding sequence GTGATCGATAAAGCCAAATCCGTCGCGCTCGCGCTGCTCGTCGTTCTCAGTCTCGTGCAGAGCTATTTCCTTGCCTACAGCATGCCGAACCTGGAGACCCAGGTGAAGACCGAGCAGGATTATATCAAGACCGAAGAGCTCGGTCCCGAAGAGAAGGTCGAGAACCTTCTGTTCCCGGAGTCGCTCGTCATTCATATGGGACAGGACAAGCATACCGTTTTTTACCCGAACGACACCTTCTACGGGATGGTGCTGGACAAGCTGTCGAGTCGGGAGTTCAAAGGCTTCCAGCGGGCCGAAGCGAGCGCCATCGACTGGGAGCAGGTGCGCCGGCAGGACGAGGGCATCGAGATCCGCTTCGGGCGCGATATCCCCTTCCCGATGCTGCAGCGCGCGTTCAAAGGCATCGACGGCGAAGCGCTCCTCTCCGAGGGCGCGATCGACCGGATCTGGATCTTCGCGCGTCCGGACAGCGGGGAGGTGCGCAGCTTCTTTCTGAACGCCGACGGCACAGAGGTGTACGAGGCCGCCCAAGTCGATCTTACCGCACAGGACGTCGAACAGAGCGTCGGCTTCGGCCAATATTGGAAGCCGTTTAGCTACTGGGCCAACGGCGTCTACGTGCCGGATCAATCGCTTGCGCTGAGCCGTGTCGAGGTCAGCTTCACCAAGTACACGGCCGATCAAATGCAGCGCAATCTGTTCAACGACCCGACGACGACGAAAATGATCCAGGACAGCCAGGACGGCGCGCAGATTTACGCCGATACCAAGCGCGGACTCAAGGTCGAGCAGGCCGGCGGCTGGCTGTCCTTCAAGGACCCCGTCGCGCGGGCGGAGGGGCGGGACGATCCTGCAGAGAACATCACGTCGGCCGTTCAGTTCGTCAACTTGCACGGTGGCTGGAACGGCACGTTCAGCCTGGCGCAGGCACCGGGCTCCACCGAGGCGGACGATACCGATCCGTCGATCCGGTTTCAGCAATATTACGGCGACGTGCCGCTCCTCTCCGCAGGCGAGTTCAGGTTCGGCTACATGCAGCTCGCCGTGCAGCAGGGCGTGGTCAGCTCCTATGAACGGTCCCTGCTCGTACTGGGAGACAAGGTCGGAACCGCACAGCCGTACAACCTGGTTTCGGGCAACCAGCTGCTGGTCAAGATCCGCCAAGCGGCAGCAGGACAGCAGGTCGAGTCGCTCTTCCCGGCCTACCGCACGACATTGGCGCAGGATAAGCTGGTGTTGGAGCCGGTATGGGCGATACGCACGACAAGCGGCGAGGTGCGCTTCGCCGGGTGA
- a CDS encoding ABC transporter ATP-binding protein, with translation MLSVLIKLKWFFRAHWKRYTIAIVLLAIAGIVEIVPPKLLGNTIDGIQQGTMTQGDFYQVVWLWLGLTVVSYCINYVWMYQLFGGSMMLERLLRTKLIRHLLRMTPTFYERNRTGDLMARATNDLWAISNTAGFGILTLIDSSIFMVTLLIMMAGLISWKLTLAAMLPLPLIALAMKHFGGKIHDRFMKAQDSFGELNDQVLESVTGVRVIRAYVQEKADEERFHAKTNEVLDRNIAVARIDALFEPTNKVLIGLSYIIGVCYGGYLVFRSEITLGELVSFNIFLGMLIWPMFAIGELINIMQRGNASLDRVNETLGYVPDVQDPQQLAEVKAPDSLAFKALTFRYPSSAVDNLIDVGFELKRGQTLGIVGRTGSGKTTLLKQLLREYPPGSGEVSISGVPIQDIGIDRLLSWVGYVPQNPILFSRTIRENILFGLEEATPQQLQHALVRASFAKDIAFLPDGLETLVGEKGVALSGGQKQRVSIARAMIADPEILMLDDALSAVDARTEAEIIEGIRTERAGKTTLIATHRLSAVQHADLILVLDEGYVVERGTHEELLALGGWYKEQYDRQQLEAIVEG, from the coding sequence ATGCTTAGCGTACTTATCAAGTTAAAGTGGTTTTTCAGAGCGCATTGGAAGCGGTATACGATCGCGATCGTCTTGCTCGCGATCGCGGGCATCGTGGAGATCGTCCCTCCCAAGCTGCTCGGCAATACGATCGACGGCATCCAGCAGGGGACGATGACGCAAGGCGATTTCTATCAAGTCGTCTGGCTGTGGCTCGGGCTTACGGTCGTCAGCTACTGCATCAACTACGTGTGGATGTACCAGCTGTTCGGAGGCTCGATGATGCTGGAGCGGCTGCTCCGCACGAAGCTGATTCGTCACCTGCTGCGGATGACGCCGACGTTCTACGAACGCAACCGGACGGGCGACCTGATGGCGCGGGCGACGAACGATCTGTGGGCGATCTCGAACACGGCCGGCTTCGGCATTTTGACGCTGATCGATTCGTCCATCTTCATGGTGACCCTCCTTATCATGATGGCGGGACTGATCAGCTGGAAGCTGACGCTCGCAGCGATGCTTCCCTTGCCGCTCATCGCGCTGGCGATGAAGCATTTCGGGGGCAAGATTCACGACCGCTTCATGAAGGCGCAGGATTCGTTCGGCGAGCTGAACGACCAGGTGCTCGAATCGGTGACGGGCGTCCGCGTCATTCGCGCCTACGTGCAGGAAAAGGCTGACGAGGAGCGGTTTCACGCAAAGACGAACGAAGTGCTGGACCGCAACATCGCAGTCGCCCGTATCGATGCGCTATTTGAACCGACGAATAAGGTTCTGATCGGACTTAGTTATATTATCGGCGTATGCTACGGCGGATATCTGGTCTTCCGGAGCGAGATCACGCTCGGGGAGCTTGTGTCCTTCAACATCTTCCTCGGGATGCTGATCTGGCCGATGTTCGCCATCGGAGAGCTGATCAATATCATGCAGCGCGGCAATGCCTCGCTCGACCGGGTCAACGAGACGCTCGGTTACGTGCCGGACGTCCAGGACCCGCAGCAGCTCGCAGAGGTGAAGGCTCCCGACTCGCTCGCGTTCAAGGCTTTGACCTTCCGCTATCCGTCGTCTGCGGTAGACAATCTGATCGACGTCGGCTTCGAGTTAAAACGCGGTCAGACGCTCGGCATCGTCGGGCGTACCGGCAGCGGCAAGACGACGCTGCTCAAGCAGCTGCTGCGCGAGTATCCCCCGGGCAGCGGGGAAGTGTCGATCTCGGGTGTGCCGATCCAGGACATCGGCATCGATCGCCTGCTCTCCTGGGTCGGCTATGTGCCGCAGAACCCGATTCTGTTTTCCCGCACGATTCGCGAAAACATTTTGTTCGGTCTAGAAGAGGCAACGCCACAGCAGTTGCAGCATGCACTCGTCCGGGCTTCGTTCGCGAAGGACATTGCTTTCCTTCCCGACGGACTCGAGACGCTGGTCGGCGAGAAGGGCGTGGCGCTCTCCGGTGGACAGAAGCAGCGCGTGAGCATCGCGCGCGCGATGATCGCGGACCCGGAGATCCTCATGCTCGACGACGCGCTGTCCGCGGTAGATGCCAGAACGGAGGCCGAGATCATCGAGGGCATCCGCACGGAGCGAGCCGGCAAGACGACGCTCATCGCGACGCATCGGCTGTCCGCGGTCCAGCATGCGGACCTCATCCTCGTGCTGGACGAAGGCTACGTCGTCGAGCGAGGGACGCATGAGGAGCTGTTGGCACTCGGCGGCTGGTACAAGGAACAGTACGATCGGCAGCAGCTTGAAGCGATCGTCGAGGGGTAG
- a CDS encoding S1C family serine protease — MGFFKDDFYSTKVKRSSREPSGSWNRPSRWGRQNSALKIALVSSLASSVLVASLFYLTVDRPKSGAAAPALSSSVSAGYDTNEAIISAAAKVGPVVVSVINQTQSGSAKNEASIAEGTSLGSGVIFLKQKGKAYMITNAHVIADSVKLQVVLSNGTKKTATVVGKDTITDLAVLETDDKGINQVADIGDSGKLRKGETVIAVGNPLGFSDSLSNGIVSNLKTTVPISLNQDGVYDWEEEVIQISAPINPGNSGGALVNLNGQVVGINSMKVADTSVEGIGFSIPIDDAMPIVDQLMEHGKIKRPYLGVYSMDLSIYLDNKADSEDEAPSDDGDAEASPNSNGDDDDVPAGDELVIPDGVTDGAVVLEAVGPAKAAGLAFNDIIVSLDGHPISSTLDLRKYLYTKTQIGDTLDITYYRDGKKGELSVKLVEKTENDG, encoded by the coding sequence ATGGGCTTTTTCAAAGACGATTTTTACTCTACCAAAGTTAAGCGGAGCAGCCGGGAGCCGTCGGGTTCCTGGAATCGGCCGAGCCGTTGGGGCCGTCAGAACTCCGCTTTGAAAATAGCGCTTGTCTCTTCGCTGGCCAGCTCCGTGCTGGTTGCATCCCTATTTTATCTGACCGTCGACCGTCCGAAAAGCGGTGCCGCAGCGCCGGCTCTATCGTCCAGCGTCTCCGCCGGATACGATACGAACGAGGCGATCATCTCCGCTGCCGCCAAGGTCGGTCCCGTCGTCGTGAGCGTCATCAACCAGACGCAGAGCGGCTCCGCCAAAAACGAGGCTTCGATCGCAGAAGGCACCAGCCTGGGCTCCGGCGTGATCTTCCTGAAGCAAAAAGGGAAGGCTTATATGATCACCAACGCCCACGTTATCGCCGATAGCGTAAAGCTACAGGTCGTCCTTTCGAACGGCACTAAGAAGACCGCGACTGTCGTGGGCAAAGATACGATTACCGATCTTGCCGTTCTGGAGACGGACGACAAGGGGATCAATCAAGTCGCCGATATTGGCGACTCGGGCAAGCTGCGCAAGGGCGAGACCGTCATTGCGGTGGGCAATCCGCTCGGATTCAGCGACTCGTTATCTAACGGCATTGTCTCCAATCTGAAGACGACGGTGCCGATCTCGCTCAACCAGGACGGAGTCTACGACTGGGAGGAAGAGGTTATCCAGATCTCGGCGCCGATCAATCCGGGCAACAGCGGCGGCGCGCTGGTCAACTTGAACGGCCAAGTTGTCGGCATCAACAGCATGAAGGTCGCGGATACCAGCGTGGAGGGCATCGGATTTTCCATCCCGATCGACGATGCCATGCCGATCGTCGATCAATTGATGGAGCACGGCAAGATAAAGCGACCGTATCTGGGCGTATATTCGATGGATCTGTCCATCTACCTGGACAATAAGGCCGATTCGGAGGACGAAGCGCCGTCCGACGATGGAGACGCCGAAGCCTCGCCGAATTCAAACGGAGACGACGACGATGTTCCGGCGGGCGATGAACTCGTCATACCGGACGGCGTGACGGACGGCGCCGTCGTCCTCGAAGCCGTGGGCCCGGCTAAGGCAGCGGGGCTTGCCTTTAACGACATTATCGTATCGCTCGACGGTCACCCGATTAGCAGCACCCTCGATTTGCGCAAATACTTGTATACGAAAACCCAAATCGGGGATACGCTAGATATAACTTACTATCGGGACGGGAAGAAGGGCGAGCTCAGCGTGAAGCTTGTCGAAAAGACCGAGAACGACGGCTAA
- a CDS encoding TrkA C-terminal domain-containing protein has translation MGFILVYILIVFLVIEISAILMRSTGLEHPIARFQVISLLTGTGFTTKESELILGHPVRRRIGIFLILFGAFSLAVMISCVSAILAPDFHLFPLSMASGALFIVYVVLRMPAVGKLLEKRLSGAFRQSFAIHELAIQEVLYLEKEDAFIDIPIGEASPAIGRTIKELCDELPDVNILLIKRGTIAIRDRRMETPLEAGDVLYVYGSMRQIKRSFGAELEAKKIMERDERQAVSPL, from the coding sequence ATGGGGTTTATACTCGTCTACATACTGATCGTGTTTCTCGTTATCGAGATTTCCGCCATCCTCATGCGATCGACGGGACTGGAGCATCCCATCGCGCGCTTTCAAGTCATCTCGCTCCTGACCGGCACCGGCTTCACGACCAAGGAATCCGAGTTGATCCTCGGGCACCCCGTCCGCCGACGGATCGGCATCTTTTTGATCCTGTTCGGCGCCTTCTCCCTGGCGGTCATGATCTCCTGCGTCAGTGCCATCCTGGCGCCCGATTTCCACCTCTTTCCACTGTCCATGGCTTCGGGCGCGCTGTTTATCGTCTATGTCGTGCTGCGCATGCCCGCAGTCGGCAAGCTGCTGGAGAAGCGATTGAGCGGCGCCTTCCGTCAATCCTTCGCGATACACGAGCTCGCGATTCAAGAAGTGCTATACTTGGAAAAAGAAGATGCCTTCATCGACATTCCGATCGGCGAGGCGTCCCCGGCTATCGGCCGAACGATCAAGGAACTGTGCGACGAGTTGCCGGACGTTAACATCCTTTTGATCAAGCGCGGTACCATTGCGATCCGCGACCGCCGTATGGAGACGCCGCTGGAGGCGGGAGATGTGTTATACGTATATGGCAGCATGAGGCAAATCAAGCGCTCGTTCGGCGCCGAACTCGAAGCGAAGAAGATCATGGAGCGTGACGAAAGGCAGGCGGTCTCCCCCTTATGA
- a CDS encoding MBL fold metallo-hydrolase: protein MGLRFTVLSSGSTGNATVVSSSAATVLIDAGLSGKKIESLMQEREVSGSELDAIFVTHEHSDHIKGLGAFARKYSLPVYANEKTWGAMNKHVGELPDEQRKVLPTGGVMELFDLRIESYAISHDAEEPVGYCFRSDGTKLTLATDLGYVSDKVMSQLLESDVLVLEANHDINMLRMGRYPWNIKRRILGDMGHLSNEAAGDTLCRLLSEGRTKRVYLAHLSQEHNLMDLAKLTVNTVLEDNGVFYQKHEFALCDTYADRPTPWDLVKA, encoded by the coding sequence ATGGGACTTCGCTTCACGGTGCTGTCCAGCGGATCGACGGGCAACGCGACCGTCGTGTCCTCGAGCGCGGCGACAGTACTCATCGATGCCGGTCTAAGCGGCAAAAAAATCGAATCGCTTATGCAGGAGCGCGAGGTGTCGGGCAGCGAGCTGGACGCCATCTTCGTGACGCACGAGCATTCTGACCATATTAAAGGACTTGGCGCCTTTGCCCGCAAGTACAGCCTCCCCGTCTACGCTAACGAGAAGACGTGGGGCGCTATGAACAAGCACGTCGGCGAGCTGCCGGACGAACAGCGCAAGGTGCTGCCGACAGGCGGCGTCATGGAGCTGTTCGATCTGCGGATCGAGTCGTATGCCATCTCGCATGACGCTGAGGAGCCGGTGGGCTATTGCTTCCGGTCCGACGGTACAAAGCTTACGCTGGCGACGGATCTCGGATACGTCAGCGACAAGGTTATGAGTCAATTGCTGGAATCGGACGTTCTCGTGCTGGAGGCCAACCACGATATCAACATGCTTCGTATGGGGCGCTATCCTTGGAACATTAAGCGCCGTATCCTCGGCGACATGGGCCATCTGTCGAACGAAGCGGCCGGCGATACGTTATGCCGGCTCCTATCCGAAGGCCGCACCAAGCGCGTGTACCTCGCTCATTTGAGCCAGGAGCACAATTTGATGGATTTAGCGAAGCTGACGGTGAATACTGTATTAGAAGATAACGGCGTTTTCTATCAAAAGCACGAGTTTGCGCTTTGCGATACGTATGCGGACCGGCCGACGCCTTGGGATCTGGTGAAGGCATAG
- the yycI gene encoding two-component system regulatory protein YycI has protein sequence MDWGRAKTVLIVAFFALNIVLGYQLWLEWRERIDSTVDWTSLSVEARQIMQEKNIRIEAKIPTDTPSLRDITYKQQVPSGTAVDKRIAIEPPRETRIVFNNKELLQALGDVIPELARYQFDYYGSAGEGEYAFNRKVEGLPLFDAKLILYYSEQKIQGYSQDLIETLPSEGGPDQKVLPATQALTSLILKKYLPAGAAVKEVQLGYHGQGIFNSDTQVAAPSWRVLLEDGGVFYVNAASGEVSTDKETSLEPLSEP, from the coding sequence GTGGACTGGGGAAGAGCGAAGACCGTGCTCATCGTCGCTTTTTTTGCGCTAAACATCGTGCTCGGCTATCAGCTATGGCTCGAGTGGCGGGAGCGGATCGACTCGACGGTCGACTGGACCTCCCTGTCCGTCGAAGCCAGGCAGATCATGCAGGAGAAGAACATTCGCATCGAGGCCAAGATTCCGACGGATACGCCGAGCCTGCGGGATATAACGTACAAGCAGCAGGTGCCGTCGGGAACGGCCGTCGACAAGCGAATCGCGATAGAGCCGCCTCGAGAGACGCGCATCGTGTTTAATAATAAAGAGCTGCTGCAGGCGCTGGGGGATGTCATCCCCGAGCTTGCGAGATACCAGTTCGATTATTACGGCAGCGCGGGCGAAGGCGAATATGCGTTCAATCGGAAGGTCGAAGGCTTGCCTCTCTTCGACGCGAAGTTGATCCTCTATTACAGCGAGCAGAAAATTCAGGGCTACAGCCAGGATCTGATCGAGACGCTGCCATCCGAGGGCGGGCCGGACCAGAAGGTGCTGCCTGCAACCCAAGCGCTCACGAGCCTGATTCTTAAAAAATATTTGCCGGCAGGCGCCGCAGTTAAAGAAGTGCAGCTCGGCTACCACGGTCAAGGCATCTTCAACTCCGATACGCAGGTGGCTGCGCCCTCCTGGCGCGTCCTGCTCGAAGACGGAGGCGTATTCTACGTCAATGCGGCCAGCGGCGAGGTTTCTACGGACAAGGAGACCTCTCTCGAGCCGCTATCGGAACCTTAA
- a CDS encoding CxxH/CxxC protein has protein sequence MYCVCKEHVELAIDTFVDEYEDAPDLVNLKETKFSAWDPPQHCEYCKEPVHFLIV, from the coding sequence ATGTATTGCGTATGTAAAGAACACGTGGAGCTCGCGATCGACACCTTCGTCGACGAATACGAGGACGCGCCCGATCTCGTCAATTTGAAGGAGACCAAGTTCTCCGCCTGGGATCCGCCGCAGCACTGCGAATATTGCAAGGAGCCGGTTCACTTTCTTATCGTCTGA